The Streptomyces noursei ATCC 11455 sequence AGCACCAGCCGCCCGGCGCCGCCGGCGTGCTCCACGGCGTTCCCGGCGATCTCGTCCACCGCCAGTACGAACTCCCCGCGCCGGGGCTCGTTCAGCCCCTCGCGGGCTGCGCACTCCTCGACCAGCAGTCGCAGCTGCGGCAGCAGTCGCGCGGTGAAGCGCCGCTGCAGCAGCCGTCGGCCGGACTCCTCCGCCGGCACCTTCGCCCGATCGTGACCGGCCGGTTCCGGATTCAGCACGGCCCTACCGCCTCCCTCGGCGCCAGCCGCGGCACCGCATCGGCGCCCAGCCGCCGCAGCATCTGGCGCTGCCCGCGGTCGCAGCGCACCTCGACCAGATCGTGACCCGTGGCGCCCCGGGCCAGGGTGAGCAGACCTACCGCGCAGCCCACCGACAGGAAGTGC is a genomic window containing:
- a CDS encoding ATP-binding protein, with translation MLNPEPAGHDRAKVPAEESGRRLLQRRFTARLLPQLRLLVEECAAREGLNEPRRGEFVLAVDEIAGNAVEHAGGAGRLVLRRVGDELECRISDAGPGFSEAVIPELLPGLDGAPKGRGLWLARLVADRFAVAPGTGTETEEAQGAVVTVAVRLR